TATCTGTAATGCCTATCTGGTATGCGATGCGATGCGATGCATGACTCGGACTTGGACTCGACGTGAGGACTGTAGCGGGTAGTACTTGCCAGCGTCTGCGCGTTATGCTACGCGTGAGATTTGGTTTAGCGATGGACTGAGAAGCGACCTGGGTTAGCCCCCAGCCGCGTGCGAGCAATCGAAGAATCGAATCCAAGACCGCGTCGGGTACACCAGCCCGTCTCTATCCTTCTGACCGTCTCTGTCATCCGTGAGCGTAAACATACACATACACAGATACACGATATTGCTATACGCTATACTGTCAACCAGGCTGCGTTGCATCACTGAATGGGTTAGCGGCGACGCCCGGATTCCGAACTGGACAGCCAGAATACGGACGGCGAAACTATGACCGTGGATAACAGATGCAGGGATCACAAATACATCACACATCACAGATAGTATCACCGATGCAGAACGTGGACTCGCAGTTGAGTCGTCATCGGTGTCCGGGACGGTGTCTGCGGATGTCTTTTTCAGAGACCGAGTGGCGTCACTTGTCACGGGTTCCCCGTGCGATCCGTACGGGCCCGATAAGATTTCTTGCAAACGGTCTGTAATTTTGGCCACTCGGGCAACCAGATGATTCTCGAGTGCACTGTTTACATGTGTGCATGTGCTAGATATCCAGCTGCCATCATTGCACATAGTCTCCCATACTCCTAAGCCACCTTGGGATCCTTACACAGGCCGCGCCCACCGCCCGCCACACATCACAcacgccaccgccgcatCAAGTGCCGTCTGCGCGAGACTCAAACTAGCTAcgctctccttctcctgccGTCCCCAAGAGGACGGCACACGCGACACTGCGGGACATACCGTGCAGATGCGGTACTCTGGCGTAGTGATGAGCAATCGGGTGACGCTGCATCGTTCTGATGTTAGTAAAAGTTTCGTGCCTCCCGTTGCCAGTTGCCAGTTGCCGGCGGCAGCTGACCGCACGTGTACTGTGCGGCACCTTGCCGCCAAGGTACCCTCCACGTGCACGCTCGACACGTCCTTGCGACTACTCACCCCAGTCGTGGCCCTTTGCACACACGGCAGTGCCGGAGGCAAATTCAATCGTGTCGCCACAGGCTGGACACTGGCCAGCGGCTACTGCGCCATCGGCAAGTTGGGCGACGAACATAgcgtcatcctcgccaatGTCGGTTCCCGCCCACTTTGCCATGGATTccgcaagcgcgagctggaTCGCGTCCTGTAGCTTAAGGGAGGCGCCACGGAACTCTGGTGCAAGGGGTGGCCAAGCGCGCTAGAGTCAGCCAAAGGTGAAGAGCATTCCGTGCGATCCGTGCTGGTAGGCTCGGAAGTGGACCGAGATAGGGCACAATAGCCGAGGCTTTGCGAATGAAACGAGTGAGAGCAAGTGGAGGTCTGGACCACGGACGCCCGCAGCAagacctccaccttctcccCCACGAGTTGCCGCCGGCCCCAGATTCAAGATTTGATCGACTCACCTCGCCCCATTGCGCCAACACCATGGTTAAGCGATACGTATCAAGCCAACCACCCCAGAAAATGTGCATTAGCGCGCGCCTCCCACCCTGGCCTTGATGACCGTGACTCTGGCTCGCGATTGCAATCCTCGGATCCTCATGGGGAGTCAGGAGGCCTAGCACTGCCACGCCCACTTGCGCGAAATCGCGTAGCGCAATCAAGCCCAGAAGGTGGGGCACGAGAACAGCTAAAGGCGAGCGGTCGAGCACTATTGTCAGTTTCTTCAATGTATTCTCTCACGAGCCGAGCCACTATTGCTTTCGGGCGGTCGACTCTGTCGTCCGCCCAGGTTGCTGTCAACTCAGCTCCCATCGCCTCCCGCACTGGCCTCTCCACCGTGCTGCCCACCACTGCTGCGTCACCACTCACGACTGGGGGAGTCCTCCAGCGCGCTCTTCAGCCGCTGCACGCGCGCATCCGCACCGTCCGGCGCCAGATCCGCTACTACAAAGTCGAAAGCGCGGTTCACTTCAGTCGCGTTGTCAAGGTTGTGAAAGTTGACGGGTCTGGATGGGTAAGCTTTTCCGTTTGGATCATGCTAACACACTCAGCAATCCAGGCAGCAATGTCTCCAGTCGCACCTGTGGCAGCGTAACCCCCCGTATTGGCCGTGAGCTCGCGGTCAGTCTGGGCGAGGAACGTGCGTCGCCGTTTCTTTCGACCGTCAAGGAagacgtcgcgcgccgagaGAGTGAGCCGTAGCGACTCGTCGCACAACTGGTGTGGAGAAGAGAAGATGTCCGTGATGACGTGGTGTGATAAGCTTGATAGCACAATGTGAAGCGTGTGCGGGGCGACAAAATGGATGTCTGCGTGAGCTGGATCCTGTCAGATGGGGTAAGCTCACCCATCGCCTGGCCGAGCGCATTGCAGCCGGCCCAGTTGCCGACGCGTTCAAGGCGTATTGTTTTGGGCGCGTCCCCGGACGTCGACCAGATAGAAACGGTGCCGGGTTTGGTCATTACAAGTGTGTCatcctgctgtcagcccGTTCTAGACTGCACACGACACGAACAGTGATCCACTTCATGGCGTTGACGGTGCGTTTATCTGGCTGAACAACGGTCGAGAACGACCCGACCGTGAGGTCCCATGTGCCGCTCCTCGCATAGGCCTTGCGTGTAACAGCAAGTACGCAAACGCCACCATCGGACGTGGCTgctgcgagctgcgcgacgcctgccgtcagcttATCCTACTGCTTGTAGCTTACAAGTCTCGTCGTCTACGATCCGCCACGGCGACCACGTCACCTCGGTCGCAAACGGGCGCGGCAGATACACAGCCGTGAGGTGCGTAAATCCGCCGTCGTACGCCCACAGTtccacgccgcccgccCTGTTCCCAAGAGCCAGTACACTCCCATCGATGCCGAGCATGGTCGGCAGGGGAGTGGGTGGGGACCACTCCATAGCCGTCTTGCGCATATGCAGCATGCCCGCCAGCGTGGGACTGGGGCCCTCGATttcgccgtcgccgagcaccTGGaccgtcgcgcgcgacagGTCGGCAATCTATATATCAGCTTTACCATGCACTAACCTACCTCGCTCCAGGCCTGGTTATATGCGTCTTCGGGGGCGTGCACGCTCGCTACGCCGTGGTTGCTCAGCACGACCAGCAGAGCTCCACCAAGCGCATTCAGCCCCGACGGTGACCACACCGCGGCGCGCATCAACCTATCGCGGTCCGCCACAACCCCAGTCACCTCATCTACTGTCAGCTCTTTTCACCGCCCTTTCATCCTGTTACTCACCGCCAAGCCCCGTCCATCCGTACTCGTCATCACTCCCTTTTTCCTTGGATACAGCGGCAGTAACCCACCACCGCACCTCAAACGGGCTACGCGCAAGCACATGCGTCGCCTGCTCGGGCAAGTCGACGTGGATCGtatcgtcgtcatcatcctcttcctccttgacAATACGCGCGGCCGGATTCAGGGAACGGTGCAGCGCCAGGTCGAGCTGCACCGACGGCGAAGCCAGCGTTGTTGTGAGGTACGGagtctggcgtcagctttGGATAATCCGGAGGTCAAGCTCACAGCAACAGTAACGGCTTGCCGCGTtacgaggaggagctgccCGTCGTCGTTCCAAGCCATGTTGCGGCGCGAGTAAGCTGCTGCCACGCCGGCTAGGGAGCGTGAAGACAGGATGCGCGGGAGCTTGCGGGTCTCCATGACCATGACCTTGACGGGGGTGAGGTGTTGCAAAGTGTGTGGAATTTGCGTAATGTGTCAACAAAACAAGTCAAGAGCGGCTGTTCGAGACGCTGCCGCTGCTTGATTATTGCATTCCACGTGGATTATTTAAAAGGGTATCCTGGTATCTAACCCAAGACAATGCGGCGACTCTTGGACAGAAACACAACCGCCGACCGCGGAGAGCCCAGACTCAGAAGTACATTTCAGTTAGGGATGCACAGCCACATTACTGCGCCCCACAGTGATCGCAGAGTAATTTTGGTTTAACTCTCTCATTCTAATTGTAAACTGAGCGTGGACGTACGTAGACTACAAACCGCATTCTTGTTGATTCAGTTACAAGACGGCCTAGTGGTTTCAAGCACAGCCAGGCCCACAAAAGCGGACCGCGCCGATAGGCCTTTTGTCTCACGTCTGAAGATTGTGTACATTTGATTATGCTCTTGTGGATTGTCCAACATGGCCAAGAGAGATGTATGAATCATCATTCCATCGGAGCGAAAGTAACCGAGCAGAGTGGCGCCCTTTAGTGCGTAGCTCGTAGCTCGCAGCCCGTAGCTCGCACACGGCAAACCGCAGTTGGAAGGGTCTAGTTCTACTTGGCTGACGCAGGCCCTTGCCATTTCCATTCATAAACGCTGGTCGGATCACCCATCTTCACTCTTTCCTTTTccttcctccatctcgcatCTCACATCTCACATCTCACATCTCACTACTACTCGGTCATGAAACTCACCATTGCCGCTgctgccctcgccctcgtcgcaGGTGCCAACGCGTGAGCCTTCtcctctcaacctccacctccacctaCACTTCGCCCGACTTGCACCTTCCCCCAGCCCCTTCCCCCAGCCCACTGACCGCAGCCAATTCTCCATCGCTGGCCTCTCGACGGGCTGCACCACCACCTTTGCGGGCTTCATCCTCGGCAACCTGAGCTCGTGCCTCCAAGTCACGGCGCTCCTTCCCGTCATCAACAGTGGGGGCAACAGCTCGGTCGTGTCCCCCCTCAACGGTTACCTCACCTCCCTGTGCGCGAGTAGCACGCCCACGTGCACCAACGCGAGCCTCACGACCGCGGCTAGCCAAGTGCGCAGTGGGTGCACGCAGGAGTTGGCGGACCCCGCGAGCATTCCCAACCTCTTCCTGACCATTGTGGACAACTACACCCCGATCAAGGCGGCTGCGTGCTCGAAGAACGAGACGTGAGTGGACCCTGGAGTGTGATGGGAGTTGTAAACTTGGCCTCAGCACCTTGGAGAGCGCTTCACCTTGGAGAGCGCTTTGGACCTGCTGACATCAGTAACAACGAGTTCTGTGCGTCGGACGCCATCAACACGATCCAGAACGTCTCAGGCACCGAGGTGACCTTCAACACGGTTACCTCGCTGCTCGGCGGCAACGGGGACGTCGCGTCTACTCTGCAGCAGGTGCTCGGGACTGGCGAGCTCTGCACCGGCTGTGTGGCAGGGTGAGTCGCATTGGCCTCAAAATATGAGGATGAaggctgacagcaggatCTACcacgcggcgctcgaggtcaacAGCACCATTGCAACCTCGTCAATCGGCCAGGCCGTCACCGGGCAGTGCGGCGCCGACTTTGGCATGAACATCACTGGCGTGAGCATGCCGTCGGcagccgcgccgagcgcgagccaGTCGGCCCAGAGCACGAAGCCCGCcagcggcgcgctcgccatgACCGGGAGTGCTGGGGCGCtggccgccgctgcgctcgccgttGCGCTTCTCTAAGACTGTACGGACTGTGCCCATGCAGACTGTAGGCGGGCTGTAGACTCATCTAGTTCGAGTTGGAAACCTTTGCTTCATGTTTCCTGGGGGAGGCGATGCTAACCCCGCATCCTaccccgcctccacctgcCCACCCCGACCTGACTGGTGGAGGTAGAGATCCGTTCGTCAACATGCTTCTCCAACGCCAACCCGCCAAACTGTCTCGACTCCAGCACGAcgctccgccgccgccaggTTGGCCCGAGGGGGTAACTTACCTCACTCGGCCACGTCTCTCTCCAACTTTCCCGGCAGAACTCGTACCATTGCTTTACTCgtctcccactcccacttCTTGTTCCAAATTCGCCCCCCACCCGACCACCCATCCACCAACACTGTCAATCAAGATAGTCAACAGTCCAGGACACCCTGCACATGGCCAGCACTCTCTGGTCGCCCACAAAAGGATTGCAGCAAAAACCCTCCTGATTCCATACCTCGGCATCATCCATGCCGACTATACGAGTGTCGCTGGAGCTCGTGTTGATCGATCCGGGCAACCGACGGTGGGGGGACACGAGGAGAGCGACTATGATTTGAGTCTAGTGCGGCTGAGCGCGAGTGATATGCGGAACCCGTTTAGGGAGAGCGCACCTGTGCCGAGCGATGACGGAGACGAGCACAACCCTCTACACGTGTCGATTGGTGTGGACGCCGCGCACGCAGGTAACGCCGCGCGATTCGTGAACGATTTTCGGGGCATTGCCATGGCGCCTAATGCCGAGTTCCGCCTGGCAAGgggccaaggaggcgaAGCAAGGATGGAAGTGTGGAGTACGCGCCGCATCGACAAGGGGGAAGAGGTATTAGTCTCGTACGGCAAGGGCTGGTGGGGTGCGCGCAAGTCTTAATTCTTGACTGTATGCATAGTCTCTACCTCTACTTTGCCAgtgcgagctcgtccttgaaATCCTGGACGGCTGCCGAGAACCCACTCTCCACATGATCAACCACGAAGCCCTGCTTGACCTCTGCGCTCGAGTCGTAGTCTCCAGCCCACGTCTCGCAGATGGCAATAACAGCGGGATCCTTTTTATATTCGACCAGcttgacgccctcgtcgccagcaTGCTGTTTGAGAGCTGCCAGGATTTGGCGCGGCGTAACCCGGATTCCGGGGATGTTGATGCTCCTATCGCCCTTGCCAAACTTGATATTCTCGGCAGGCATGCACAGTCCCCAGACAATGTTACGGAATACCGTCTTGGCTCGGGAGAGGTATACGGGCATATTGTCGAGCATGgggtcggcctcggacTCGGCGATGGGACAAACGCTAGGGATGCCTTGGAGGGGTTCGCGAATGAGACCGGAAATAAACGATGAGGCGGCAGTCGAGGGCGCCCCCGTACGGATTGCGACTGTTGGAAGGCGGCACGACCGCGTGTCCAAGTATCCCCTGCGCCCGTAGTCGTAGGCATACAACTCGATAATCGTCTTCTCGACACCATATGACGTGCCCGGAATAATGGGCGTGTCGGCCGGAATCACTCGGTCAATAGGCTTACACTTGTCCCCTCCATAAACGGCGAGGGACGAGATGAAGACATAAGTCATGGGCTGGGAGAGGACAGCCTCCGAGTGTCGCCGGGCCGCCTTGAGGAGAGACACGTGGCTGTCGACGTTGACAGCGTAGCCCAGCTCAAAGTTTGCTTCAGAGCCGCCAGACATGATACCGCTGACGTTAGCCTTATCTTCTCCCTGATGGACGCACTGCAGAGCAATTAAACCGCCGACCTTTTCACCCTCGAAAAGGGCTTCGATCTGTGCCGTGTCGCCCAGGTCCGCCTTGACTACGCGCAGGCGCGGGTCGTCCGTCAGACGAGGCGGCTCGATAATGTCGGTCGTGATGATGCGGAGCTTCGGGTACAGGTTGAGCATGAGTTGGGTCACTTCGCGCCCGACGAAgcctggggttaggggggACAGTgatgggggaggggtggggttgggttggggatgggagggaggaggggagggagggagggggagggtgggaggagggagggggagggaaagggagggtgaggaaAGCAGCCAGCACTCACCACCAGCACCGGTCAGCAGCACTGTCTCGATGTGCTGTGGcagcttgagcgcgtcgtaGTTGAGGTATGCGTCGGACATGGTGTATTCGTGGGCAGTGGGCAACAGTGGGGAACACCATCTCGCTGATGAGCCACCAGCCCATATACATGTTGGGACGCTGGCGTTACCGCCTAATGCCGTTCCGGGACCCGGGCCGGTGCCGTCCGTTGCCGGTTGCCGGGTGAGCCAACCCGATGGGTATAGCCAAGGACGGTGGGTTGTTGGCGAGAACGCGCGATCCTTGGCTATCAGCTTGGTTATAGGATGGCCTGCTTGGTTATAGGATGGCTTGC
Above is a genomic segment from Cutaneotrichosporon cavernicola HIS019 DNA, chromosome: 1 containing:
- a CDS encoding uncharacterized protein (GDP-mannose 4,6 dehydratase); the encoded protein is MSDAYLNYDALKLPQHIETVLLTGAGGFVGREVTQLMLNLYPKLRIITTDIIEPPRLTDDPRLRVVKADLGDTAQIEALFEGEKVGGLIALHGIMSGGSEANFELGYAVNVDSHVSLLKAARRHSEAVLSQPMTYVFISSLAVYGGDKCKPIDRVIPADTPIIPGTSYGVEKTIIELYAYDYGRRGYLDTRSCRLPTVAIRTGAPSTAASSFISGLIREPLQGIPSVCPIAESEADPMLDNMPVYLSRAKTVFRNIVWGLCMPAENIKFGKGDRSINIPGIRVTPRQILAALKQHAGDEGVKLVEYKKDPAVIAICETWAGDYDSSAEVKQGFVVDHVESGFSAAVQDFKDELALAK